In Chitinophaga sp. HK235, a single window of DNA contains:
- a CDS encoding nucleotidyltransferase domain-containing protein, with protein MLTPEDINGVVQSLVAKLDPERIIVFGSYAKQMATPRSDLDIFVIQRTALPMPLRTVNIQPMLRNHLPRVDVHIYTPEETDQYATEDHSFVQTVLKTGYTAYERASFLH; from the coding sequence ATGCTTACACCGGAAGATATCAACGGTGTGGTGCAAAGTTTGGTGGCAAAGCTGGATCCGGAGCGAATCATTGTCTTCGGATCCTATGCCAAACAAATGGCCACACCCAGAAGTGACCTGGATATATTCGTTATTCAGCGGACGGCGCTTCCAATGCCGCTGAGAACGGTCAATATTCAGCCTATGTTGCGCAACCACCTGCCCAGAGTGGATGTTCATATCTATACACCTGAGGAGACAGATCAGTATGCAACAGAAGATCATTCTTTTGTACAGACTGTGCTCAAAACCGGTTATACTGCTTATGAACGAGCCTCTTTTTTACATTAA
- a CDS encoding aldehyde dehydrogenase family protein, giving the protein MQSITKGYINGAFVTLNGTQVFDLINPASHQKIGEVTLGDETDTQRAIAAAKAAFQSFSQTSAAERIELLKNLRDAVSKREKELVEVMILEYGGTRQFCRMSIQNAIAAFDNMMETLRHFEFQRKAGDTLVQMTPVGVVGIITPWNASNSFICNKLATAIAAGCTVVVKPSEMSALQTQLLTECFHEAGLPKGLYNMVNGLGNVVGNAITNHPDIAKISFTGSTVTGKQIAKSAVDTIKRVTLELGGKSPNIILDDADLEQAVPQAVFGAYMNSGQACIAPTRLLVPKAKLEAVNQIAKAAAAQVVVGEPGNETTNVGPMVSEKQFERVQSYIRIGLDEGATLLAGGMGKPEGLENGNFVKATIFTNVRNNMRIAQEEIFGPVLSIIPYENEEEAIAIANDTTYGLAAYITSADSNRALRVASRIDAGRVCINGFKHDPMAPFGGFKQSGLGREYGVYGLEEYLEPKSILI; this is encoded by the coding sequence ATGCAAAGTATAACTAAAGGTTACATCAATGGTGCGTTTGTAACACTCAACGGAACACAGGTTTTTGATTTGATTAATCCGGCCAGTCATCAGAAGATCGGTGAAGTGACCCTGGGTGATGAAACAGATACCCAACGGGCAATTGCCGCGGCTAAAGCAGCATTTCAGTCATTTTCCCAAACAAGTGCAGCAGAACGGATTGAGCTATTGAAAAATTTAAGAGATGCGGTGAGTAAAAGGGAAAAAGAACTGGTGGAGGTAATGATCCTCGAATACGGCGGTACCCGTCAGTTTTGCAGGATGAGCATACAAAATGCTATCGCTGCTTTTGATAATATGATGGAAACGCTTCGCCATTTTGAATTCCAGCGGAAGGCCGGAGATACGCTGGTGCAGATGACACCGGTAGGTGTGGTAGGCATCATCACACCCTGGAATGCCAGTAATAGTTTTATTTGCAACAAGCTGGCAACGGCTATAGCAGCAGGTTGTACAGTGGTTGTAAAACCAAGCGAAATGAGTGCATTGCAGACACAGCTGCTGACCGAATGTTTCCATGAAGCTGGTTTGCCCAAAGGACTTTACAATATGGTGAACGGCCTGGGAAATGTGGTAGGAAACGCCATCACGAACCATCCTGACATTGCTAAAATATCCTTCACCGGCTCTACAGTTACCGGAAAACAGATTGCCAAGTCTGCAGTGGATACCATTAAGCGGGTAACGTTAGAGCTGGGCGGTAAATCGCCGAATATTATCCTGGATGACGCTGATCTTGAACAGGCGGTTCCACAGGCCGTATTTGGGGCTTATATGAATAGCGGACAGGCCTGTATCGCACCTACACGTTTACTGGTGCCCAAAGCCAAACTGGAAGCAGTAAATCAGATAGCTAAGGCCGCTGCAGCACAGGTAGTAGTAGGGGAGCCTGGCAATGAAACTACCAACGTAGGACCAATGGTATCCGAAAAGCAGTTTGAACGTGTGCAAAGCTATATCCGGATTGGTTTGGACGAAGGCGCGACCCTGCTGGCAGGCGGCATGGGTAAGCCGGAAGGTCTTGAAAACGGGAATTTCGTTAAAGCCACCATATTCACCAATGTCCGGAATAATATGCGTATTGCGCAGGAAGAAATTTTCGGCCCTGTGTTGTCCATTATTCCGTATGAAAATGAGGAAGAAGCCATTGCTATTGCCAACGATACCACCTATGGATTGGCAGCGTATATTACTTCTGCTGACTCAAACCGGGCACTGCGTGTAGCTTCCCGGATCGATGCCGGAAGGGTTTGCATAAATGGATTCAAACACGACCCTATGGCGCCGTTTGGCGGTTTCAAACAGTCCGGACTTGGAAGAGAGTATGGTGTATATGGATTGGAGGAATACCTGGAACCCAAATCTATCCTGATATAA
- a CDS encoding AraC family transcriptional regulator, translating into MNIAWVFTQAMFLYRLVNRMAEKNNYINYSCHFTAFREGEQFVLHHSLSMVISGEMELDDGTERKVFRKGDVYLARKNQLLKFIKKPTEVEEFKSLSMRFDEELLKQVSAQEGFHLEEKLKTPAFIDLSEAQHLRYFMESLLQYQELLENKAPELLELKQREALMLLFVHRKDLRKVLFDFSDPHKINLEEFMQKNYHFNVRLERFAYLTGRSLATFKRDFQKIFQTSPRSWLQQRRLQEAYSLITQKRQRPNDIYLDLGFEDLSHFSFAFRKQFGQSPSELLKA; encoded by the coding sequence ATGAACATTGCCTGGGTTTTCACTCAGGCGATGTTTTTATACAGATTGGTAAATCGTATGGCTGAAAAGAATAACTATATCAATTATTCCTGTCACTTCACCGCGTTTAGGGAAGGAGAGCAGTTTGTCTTACATCATAGTTTGTCGATGGTTATTTCGGGAGAAATGGAACTGGATGATGGAACCGAAAGGAAGGTGTTTAGAAAAGGGGATGTATATCTTGCCAGAAAAAATCAGTTGCTGAAGTTTATAAAAAAGCCGACAGAAGTGGAAGAATTCAAATCCTTGTCCATGCGGTTTGATGAAGAATTACTCAAACAAGTCAGCGCGCAGGAAGGATTTCATCTGGAAGAAAAACTGAAAACGCCGGCATTTATTGATTTGTCTGAAGCGCAGCATCTGCGCTATTTTATGGAATCGTTGCTGCAATATCAGGAGTTACTGGAGAATAAAGCACCCGAATTACTGGAGCTAAAACAGAGAGAGGCGCTTATGTTATTGTTTGTCCATCGCAAAGATCTCAGGAAGGTATTGTTTGATTTTTCGGATCCGCATAAAATTAATCTCGAAGAATTTATGCAGAAGAATTATCACTTCAATGTGAGGCTGGAACGTTTTGCCTACCTTACCGGCCGGAGCCTGGCTACTTTTAAGCGCGATTTTCAGAAGATATTTCAGACATCGCCCCGCAGCTGGCTGCAGCAGCGCCGTTTGCAGGAAGCCTATTCCCTGATTACTCAAAAACGACAACGCCCTAATGATATCTATCTGGATTTGGGCTTCGAGGATTTATCGCATTTTTCTTTTGCCTTCAGAAAGCAGTTCGGGCAGTCGCCTTCGGAATTGTTAAAAGCGTGA